CATCAGTCCTTGCGCTTGTAAGTAGTCAGTAATTCCCTTCGCCAGTGGGACTTCTGGCCCGACTACTACCAAAGAAATGTCATTTGCTAGGGCGTATTGGCTGATATCGGCAAAATCATCGACTGCCAAGGGCAAATTCTCACACCTTGCCATATTGGCTGTACCACCATTCCCCGGTACACAGACCACTTGTTCAACTTGCTCCGATTGCAATAACTTCCATGCTAGAGCGTGTTCACGCCCTCCGTTACCGACAACTAAAACTTTCACTGATTTCCTCTTGCGTCCCTTGTGACATGAGAATACTCTAGGAAGTCAAAAGTCAAAAGTCAAAAGTCAAAAGACTTCATCTTCCCAACCTTTGCGCTATTGCCAATGACAGCTATGTACTAGAACTACTCGCGGATCAATTTTTCACTAATTTAGGTACTGATGCAAGTCCTTGAGCAGGCAAAGGTATAAATAAACTTACTGACAGCATATTTCTCGTTAATAAAAGTACATTATTTAAGTAATAAAACTAGTACAGGTTGACGTAAATAAACAGACCACACTTCGACCTCGCTCAGTGACCATCTGGAATTGCTAAGAGGCTCGTGGTATCACTATTCTTTCTTTTTCCTTTTGACTTTTTACTTTTTACTTTTGCCTTGTTGTACTAGGTAGAGAGACTATGATGATTCCGACTTCGGAATTCTACTGTAATTATTATGTTTGAAGTTAAATTAATCTTAGGAAATACCCATCAGTATACGTAAGTAATTTTGCTATATTTTCATGATTAATTTAAACATTACTGCTAAATGGTGACGTTTCTACAAGATAAGTATTAACCTGTGAATATTGCAGTCAGGGAAATATCAAAAAACAGGTAAATAGAGAACATGACTAAAATTATTGTTACAGGAGCAGCAGGCTTTATTGGTTCTCACATTACAGAAGTGCTGTTACAACAAGGAGAAGAAGTAATCGGTATCGATGAATTTAATGATTACTACGATCCAATATTAAAACGTAAGAACATTGCTTACTTAAGTTGCTGGTCTAACTTTAAATTAATTGAAGGAAATATTCAGTTTTTAGATTGGCAAACCTTACTCAAAGATGTAGAAATTATTTACCATCAGGCAGCACAAGCAGGAGTTAGGGCTAGTTGGGGTGAAGGTTTCCGTGCTTATACTGAACGCAATATCAACTCTACACAAGTTTTGTTAGAAGCAGCCAAGGATGCGAAAAAACTTAAAAGGTTAGTATTTGCTTCGACATCTAGCGTTTATGGTGATGCAGAAACTTTACCCACTCATGAAAGTATTTGCCCTCATCCTGTTTCACCCTATGGCATTACTAAGTTAGCCGCAGAACGGTTGTGTGGACTGTATCAGAAAAACTTTAATGTGCCGATTGTGGCATTACGCTATTTTACAGTTTACGGGCCGAGACAGCGCCCAGATATGGCATTTCATAAATTTTTCAAAGCTATTTTGCAGGATGAAGCAATTCCGATTTATGGGGATGGACAGCAAACGCGGGACTTTACATTTGTGAGTGATGTTGTTGCGGCAAATTTGGCTGCGGCGAGTGAAGCATCAGCAGTAGGTAAAATTTTAAACATTGGTGGTGGTAGCCGAGTTGTGTTAACAGAAGTTTTGGACACAATGGCAGAAATTGTTGGTCAGCCTATTAAGAAAAACTACATTGAAAAAGCAATGGGAGATGCACGCCACACTGCGGCCGATATATCCCAAGCCCAGAAAATTTTGGGATATCAGCCGCAAGTTTCTCTGAGGGAGGGATTGACACAAGAATGGCAGTGGGTGAAGGGATTATATTAAATGAGCAAGATTTGGATGTAATGCGATCGCATTTTAGGAGTGAAAGTCACAAATCTCTGAAAACTCCAGCGATCGCTTTTTTGTTGATATGCGATCGCTGTATCTTAGAAGCATTATTCTTAGGTCAGGCGTAGGTTGGGTTGAGGCTTTGCGAAACCCAACATTTTCAGGATTTTATTGGATTACGCTTCGCCAATTAGTGTAAAAGCTGCCCAGTTGACTGGTAGAGAATTTTCTTTAATTCTAGTTAGCATAGCTTGGCGTAATGCTTGGGCTTTATCTGGATTTTTTTGCAGATGTTGATAAAACTCCCTCATAAGTAACTGGGAATCTTCATCGGGAATTACCCACAGGGAAACTAACACACTGGAAACACCAGCAGAAATTATCGAACGCGATAAACCAATCACACCATCACCCGTGATGCGTCCCCGTCCAGTTTGGCAAGCACTGATCACAAATAATTCGGCTTGCAGTTTTAAATCTAATATTTCTTCAGCAGTGAGTAAGCCATTACCTGTTTCTTGTTGATTTTTTGGGTTTGGTGCTAATGCAATCCAACTTCCTAAACCGCGAGTA
This window of the Nostoc sp. HK-01 genome carries:
- a CDS encoding NAD-dependent epimerase/dehydratase, translating into MTKIIVTGAAGFIGSHITEVLLQQGEEVIGIDEFNDYYDPILKRKNIAYLSCWSNFKLIEGNIQFLDWQTLLKDVEIIYHQAAQAGVRASWGEGFRAYTERNINSTQVLLEAAKDAKKLKRLVFASTSSVYGDAETLPTHESICPHPVSPYGITKLAAERLCGLYQKNFNVPIVALRYFTVYGPRQRPDMAFHKFFKAILQDEAIPIYGDGQQTRDFTFVSDVVAANLAAASEASAVGKILNIGGGSRVVLTEVLDTMAEIVGQPIKKNYIEKAMGDARHTAADISQAQKILGYQPQVSLREGLTQEWQWVKGLY